From Chloroflexota bacterium, one genomic window encodes:
- a CDS encoding AAC(3) family N-acetyltransferase, which translates to MAEAEHLRGRPVVTQERIAADLRTLGLGAGDRVFFHSSLRSMGYVDGGAEAVIRAFQEVVGPTGTLMVPTFAWERRGFDVRRTPSRVGRITEVFRQQPGVRRSWHPTHSVAVWGADAAALIEGHHLMPGLGPDSPPARLARLGGYVLLLGVGHNRNSTIHVGEACADVPYWGYTWPKPDEPVPVVLPDGQTVYVPLLRPPGCSAGFEAIGPVLEARGVVRKGVVGAAPVQLMRGQDLIDAVVDLLRGDPAALLCANPACASCNRAREILTKTGITSNGGDARDRDHAYGVREGGGATGAMRRRSQSMAGS; encoded by the coding sequence ATGGCCGAAGCCGAGCATCTGCGAGGGCGTCCCGTCGTCACGCAGGAGCGGATCGCGGCCGACCTGCGCACGTTGGGGCTTGGCGCGGGGGATCGGGTGTTCTTTCACAGTTCCCTGCGCAGCATGGGGTATGTGGACGGCGGGGCGGAGGCGGTGATCCGGGCCTTTCAAGAGGTGGTAGGGCCCACGGGCACGCTGATGGTGCCCACCTTCGCCTGGGAGAGGCGAGGGTTTGATGTGCGGCGCACGCCTTCCCGGGTGGGGCGCATCACCGAGGTGTTCCGGCAGCAGCCGGGCGTGCGGCGGAGCTGGCATCCCACTCACTCGGTGGCGGTCTGGGGGGCGGATGCGGCCGCGCTGATCGAGGGACACCATCTGATGCCGGGGTTGGGGCCGGACAGCCCGCCGGCCCGCCTGGCGCGCCTGGGCGGATATGTGCTGCTGTTGGGTGTGGGTCACAATCGCAATTCCACGATCCACGTGGGCGAGGCGTGTGCGGACGTGCCGTATTGGGGGTATACCTGGCCGAAGCCGGACGAGCCGGTGCCGGTGGTGCTGCCCGATGGGCAGACAGTGTACGTCCCTTTGCTGCGGCCGCCCGGCTGCTCGGCCGGGTTCGAGGCCATCGGCCCGGTCCTGGAGGCGCGAGGGGTCGTGCGCAAGGGAGTCGTGGGGGCGGCTCCCGTCCAGCTCATGCGTGGGCAGGATCTGATCGACGCGGTGGTTGACCTGCTTCGGGGGGATCCGGCCGCGCTGTTGTGCGCCAATCCCGCCTGTGCCTCGTGCAATCGAGCGCGCGAGATCCTGACGAAGACGGGCATCACATCCAACGGAGGGGATGCCCGTGACCGGGACCATGCCTATGGAGTGAGGGAAGGAGGTGGTGCCACTGGTGCGATGAGACGGCGCTCTCAATCGATGGCAGGTAGCTGA
- a CDS encoding amidohydrolase, with the protein MKTRQIPADELLLREYMPRPRLVVKETRIERPRFPVVDVHNHLGPVFGNWVKRPVEELLALMDEAGVQMIVDLDGGWDDILAEHIEHFQRPYPDRFVVFARLNWERWAEDPDFPRYAVESLRRSAAMGARGLKVWKDLGLGIRDSEGCMVPVDDERLDPLWEAAGELGLPVLIHIADPVAFFDPLDRFNERWEELYAHPDWHFYGPGFPSFEAVIGQFANLVRRHPETIFIGAHVGAYAENLTWVANLMEECPNFYVDIAERIAELGRQPYTARRFLIEYQDRVLFGIDQPVNPALYRIYYRFLETDDEYFAYGIEGVPRQGRWRIYGVYLPDEVLRKIYHANAYRLLGLPG; encoded by the coding sequence ATGAAGACGAGACAGATCCCGGCTGATGAGCTGTTGTTGCGAGAGTACATGCCGCGGCCGCGCCTGGTCGTCAAGGAGACGCGGATCGAGCGGCCGCGCTTCCCCGTCGTGGACGTCCACAACCATCTGGGGCCGGTCTTCGGCAACTGGGTAAAGCGGCCGGTGGAGGAGCTGCTGGCGCTGATGGACGAGGCGGGCGTGCAAATGATCGTGGACCTGGACGGCGGCTGGGATGACATCCTGGCCGAGCACATCGAGCACTTCCAGCGGCCTTATCCCGACCGCTTCGTCGTCTTCGCCCGGCTGAACTGGGAGCGCTGGGCCGAGGATCCGGATTTCCCGCGATACGCCGTGGAGAGCCTGCGCCGCAGCGCGGCCATGGGCGCTCGCGGCCTGAAGGTGTGGAAGGACCTGGGGCTGGGCATCCGGGATAGCGAGGGGTGCATGGTCCCCGTGGACGACGAGCGGCTGGATCCGTTATGGGAGGCGGCGGGCGAGCTGGGGCTCCCCGTTCTCATCCACATCGCCGATCCCGTCGCCTTCTTCGACCCGTTGGATCGCTTCAACGAGCGTTGGGAGGAGCTCTATGCCCATCCCGACTGGCACTTCTACGGTCCGGGGTTCCCCTCGTTTGAGGCGGTCATCGGCCAATTCGCCAATCTGGTGCGCCGCCATCCGGAGACGATCTTCATCGGCGCTCACGTGGGGGCTTATGCCGAGAATCTCACCTGGGTGGCGAACCTGATGGAAGAGTGCCCCAACTTCTACGTGGACATCGCGGAGCGGATCGCCGAGCTGGGCCGCCAGCCGTACACCGCCCGTCGCTTCCTGATCGAGTATCAGGATCGGGTGCTGTTCGGGATCGACCAGCCGGTGAACCCGGCGCTGTATCGCATCTACTATCGCTTCCTGGAGACGGACGACGAGTACTTCGCCTATGGGATCGAGGGGGTCCCTCGCCAGGGCCGGTGGCGCATCTATGGCGTGTATCTCCCGGATGAGGTGTTGCGCAAGATCTACCATGCTAACGCCTACCGTCTGTTGGGCCTACCTGGATGA
- a CDS encoding sugar ABC transporter permease has translation MTILGRRQGGLSRSQRFFVTTSLTPIMIYMMAFTLLPMIWAVLITFFRYSPTRQGGFLGLGGENRFLGLGNYLDLFSDSPSGRLFRVAVKNTFIFALLVLPLNLAITLPLAVLIESVRERFKTIFRTIYFLPTVTSLVAVSLVWGVIYNPTFGLLNLLLRSVGLKGMSWLSDPQTTVLGVPLPMICLIVTYVWQDMGYNLVIFIAGIQGIPEVFHEAARVDGANAWQRFWRITLPLLRPTLTFVIVMTMLSSWQVFVIFYVMTRGGPGNATRTLVLHIYETAFRHQEMGLAATMAIALFAIILITTLIQLRVLRQEWEY, from the coding sequence ATGACGATCCTAGGACGCAGGCAAGGTGGGCTGTCTCGGAGCCAGCGATTCTTCGTCACCACGTCGCTCACTCCGATCATGATCTACATGATGGCCTTCACATTACTGCCCATGATCTGGGCCGTGCTGATCACCTTCTTCCGGTACAGCCCGACCCGACAGGGGGGATTTCTGGGCTTGGGAGGGGAGAATCGTTTTCTGGGCTTAGGGAATTATCTGGATCTGTTCTCCGATTCCCCCTCCGGGCGGCTCTTTCGCGTCGCCGTCAAGAACACCTTCATCTTCGCCCTGTTGGTGCTCCCATTGAATCTGGCGATCACCCTCCCGCTGGCTGTGCTGATCGAGTCGGTGCGTGAGCGGTTCAAGACGATCTTTCGCACGATCTATTTCTTGCCCACCGTCACCTCCCTGGTCGCCGTATCCCTGGTCTGGGGGGTCATCTACAATCCGACGTTTGGGCTCCTCAACCTGCTCTTGCGGTCGGTGGGCCTGAAAGGGATGTCCTGGCTGAGCGATCCGCAGACCACCGTTCTCGGCGTTCCCCTTCCCATGATCTGTCTGATCGTGACCTATGTCTGGCAGGACATGGGCTATAACCTGGTCATCTTCATCGCCGGGATTCAGGGCATCCCGGAGGTGTTTCACGAGGCGGCCCGGGTGGATGGGGCCAACGCCTGGCAGCGGTTCTGGCGCATCACGCTGCCCCTTCTGCGCCCCACGTTGACCTTCGTGATCGTGATGACGATGCTCTCCTCCTGGCAGGTGTTCGTCATCTTCTACGTGATGACGCGTGGGGGGCCGGGTAACGCCACCCGCACGCTCGTTTTGCACATCTATGAGACGGCCTTCCGCCACCAGGAGATGGGACTGGCGGCCACGATGGCGATCGCGCTCTTTGCGATCATCCTGATCACCACCCTGATTCAGTTACGCGTCTTGCGGCAAGAGTGGGAGTATTGA
- a CDS encoding extracellular solute-binding protein: MSAKRSHGMSRRDFLRLVGTGTAGLAAASLAAACAAPSAAPAAESEKPTPAPSKVTLRLWSHSNPAFVQANEALIEKWQESHPDVEIKYEYFPYDEFIQTIQTSMAAKNEADIMEMFGSWVQSYAKGGTLSPAPEDVITLSEARDLFYAAPLDGYVWEGTLYGLPNEYNLENGGVLVNKRMYGEAELPYPPEWGSWDELVQDAKKLTKWEGDVMTVAGFHYVTGDGLGFLLWEGILERGGDYFADDKVHLNFLTPQAQETVQWLVDMAVKDKVVDPFTFNLDSNWVGDAFFQGLVAIGYIGPWIVPVARINHPDFPDEWNYVSCPYYGDQMAFAADSGWGKVVSPNSENLQSAWEFSKFCTIDQTNAREWNVTTGTVPALKAVAEDPTLLNDLDWLGPSLKVLPYGRYVGDLQDRDFIWYNVVATRLVETMQGQHTVEEALAIMHEEANAMIDSKIKS, encoded by the coding sequence ATGAGCGCAAAGCGATCTCACGGGATGTCACGGCGGGATTTCCTTCGGCTGGTGGGAACGGGCACAGCCGGTTTGGCCGCAGCCTCATTGGCGGCCGCCTGCGCCGCGCCCTCAGCAGCGCCCGCCGCCGAGTCGGAGAAGCCGACGCCTGCCCCCAGTAAAGTGACTCTCCGCCTGTGGTCCCATAGCAACCCTGCCTTCGTGCAAGCGAATGAGGCCCTCATCGAGAAGTGGCAGGAGAGCCACCCGGATGTGGAGATCAAGTACGAGTACTTCCCCTACGACGAGTTCATCCAGACGATCCAGACCTCGATGGCGGCCAAGAATGAGGCCGATATCATGGAGATGTTCGGGAGCTGGGTCCAGTCCTACGCCAAGGGGGGAACCCTGTCGCCGGCGCCGGAGGACGTGATCACCCTGTCCGAGGCGCGCGATCTGTTCTACGCCGCGCCGCTGGATGGCTACGTCTGGGAGGGCACGCTGTACGGGCTTCCCAACGAGTACAACCTGGAGAACGGCGGTGTCCTGGTCAATAAGCGGATGTACGGGGAGGCCGAACTGCCGTACCCGCCGGAGTGGGGGTCATGGGATGAGCTGGTCCAGGATGCCAAGAAGCTGACCAAGTGGGAAGGGGATGTCATGACCGTGGCCGGTTTCCACTATGTCACCGGCGATGGTTTGGGCTTCCTGCTGTGGGAGGGCATCCTGGAGCGTGGCGGCGACTACTTCGCAGACGACAAGGTCCATCTGAACTTCCTGACGCCCCAGGCTCAGGAGACCGTGCAGTGGCTGGTGGACATGGCGGTCAAGGACAAGGTCGTCGATCCCTTCACCTTCAATCTGGACTCCAACTGGGTCGGCGACGCCTTCTTCCAGGGCCTGGTGGCGATCGGCTACATCGGCCCCTGGATCGTGCCGGTGGCCCGCATCAACCACCCGGACTTCCCGGACGAGTGGAACTATGTCTCCTGCCCATACTACGGAGACCAGATGGCCTTTGCCGCCGACTCCGGCTGGGGCAAGGTGGTGTCGCCCAACAGCGAGAACCTGCAGTCGGCCTGGGAGTTCAGCAAGTTCTGCACCATCGATCAGACCAACGCCCGAGAGTGGAACGTGACCACGGGCACGGTGCCGGCCCTCAAGGCCGTCGCCGAGGATCCCACCCTCCTCAACGACCTCGACTGGCTGGGTCCCAGCCTGAAGGTGCTGCCTTATGGCCGCTATGTGGGAGACCTCCAGGATCGTGACTTCATCTGGTACAACGTCGTGGCGACCCGCCTGGTCGAGACGATGCAGGGACAGCATACGGTGGAAGAGGCGTTGGCCATCATGCATGAAGAGGCGAACGCCATGATCGACAGCAAGATCAAGTCGTGA
- a CDS encoding SIS domain-containing protein, whose amino-acid sequence MGNDTPTTERGRYTYEEITSQPEVWGQTLAGARQSADEVHALLRRDPDEVLFIGCGSTYYLSLAAAALLQRLAGRRARGLPSSELWFYPDAVLGSARRPLLVAVSRSGTTTETLRAIETFQAHGGSDVMVVTCYPDTPMAQAGQAVLGAPAAQERSIAQTRSFASMYVLTQVLAGWAAGDDAYLASLERLPEVGRTLLDDHADLAERLGGDLAIDRVFFLGSGIYYGLACETMLKMKEMSLTYAEAFHFMEFRHGPKSMVNERTLVIGMVSDSVREHEVAVLREMRGLGARVLAIAEDGASDDLGGAEFVVTLKSGLPETARGVLYLPLLQLMAYHRSMAKRLDPDRPQNLDAVVYL is encoded by the coding sequence ATGGGGAACGACACACCAACCACAGAACGCGGTCGATACACCTATGAGGAGATCACATCGCAGCCGGAGGTGTGGGGCCAGACGCTGGCCGGCGCCCGCCAGAGCGCCGATGAGGTGCACGCCCTCCTGAGGCGGGACCCGGATGAGGTCCTGTTCATCGGCTGCGGCTCGACCTACTATCTCTCCCTGGCCGCGGCGGCCCTGTTGCAACGGCTCGCCGGCCGACGGGCGCGTGGCCTGCCGTCCTCCGAGCTGTGGTTTTATCCGGATGCGGTGTTGGGATCGGCCCGGCGTCCGCTGCTGGTGGCCGTCTCCCGCTCTGGCACGACCACGGAGACGTTGCGGGCCATAGAGACTTTCCAGGCCCACGGTGGCTCTGATGTGATGGTGGTCACCTGCTATCCGGATACTCCGATGGCCCAGGCCGGGCAGGCGGTGCTGGGGGCTCCCGCCGCGCAGGAGAGGAGCATCGCCCAGACCCGATCCTTTGCCAGCATGTATGTCCTGACGCAGGTGCTGGCGGGCTGGGCTGCCGGCGACGACGCGTATCTGGCCTCGTTGGAGCGGCTGCCCGAGGTGGGGCGGACCCTGCTGGATGATCACGCCGACCTGGCCGAGCGGTTGGGGGGCGATCTGGCGATCGATCGGGTGTTCTTCCTGGGCTCCGGCATCTACTATGGCCTGGCCTGTGAGACCATGCTGAAGATGAAGGAGATGTCCCTCACCTATGCCGAGGCCTTTCACTTCATGGAGTTTCGCCACGGCCCCAAGTCGATGGTGAACGAGCGCACCCTGGTGATCGGGATGGTGTCCGATTCGGTGCGTGAGCATGAGGTGGCCGTGTTGCGGGAGATGCGCGGGCTGGGAGCCCGGGTGTTGGCCATCGCCGAGGATGGCGCGTCGGACGATCTCGGCGGCGCCGAATTCGTCGTCACGTTGAAGAGCGGCCTGCCGGAGACAGCGCGTGGCGTGTTGTATCTGCCGTTGCTCCAGTTGATGGCCTACCATCGCTCCATGGCGAAGAGGCTGGATCCCGATCGGCCGCAGAATCTGGACGCGGTCGTCTATCTGTGA